From the genome of Candidatus Nitrosocosmicus oleophilus, one region includes:
- a CDS encoding DDE-type integrase/transposase/recombinase yields the protein MSTRNRTPSKYIFYGLYLYFSGLSLRRVSERLSCFIRRNHVSIWNWVQKYHPKKISSRKRNILEFIVDETIIKVGSEYIWLWITIEPKNKEILALTISKERNMLIAERFLSGVVKIHGKHPVSTDGGTWYPMACRFLKLKHHIHSPYEKSLIERTMQYIKDRTECFDDYFPCRKKNCNLKHVRNWLNLFVDYHNSELYSVK from the coding sequence GTGAGTACTAGAAACAGAACACCTTCAAAATATATATTCTATGGTTTGTATTTGTATTTTTCAGGTTTGTCATTAAGGCGAGTTTCAGAAAGGCTATCATGTTTTATCAGACGAAACCATGTCTCCATCTGGAACTGGGTTCAAAAGTACCATCCAAAGAAAATATCCTCAAGGAAAAGGAATATCCTGGAATTCATTGTTGATGAGACAATAATCAAGGTGGGATCAGAATACATTTGGCTATGGATTACTATAGAACCAAAAAACAAGGAAATTCTCGCACTAACTATCTCAAAGGAAAGAAACATGCTGATAGCAGAAAGGTTTCTCTCAGGCGTAGTCAAGATTCATGGAAAACATCCTGTATCGACTGACGGTGGAACCTGGTACCCAATGGCATGCAGATTCCTAAAACTGAAACACCATATTCATTCTCCGTATGAGAAAAGCCTTATCGAAAGAACTATGCAGTACATTAAGGATAGGACCGAATGTTTTGATGACTACTTTCCATGTAGAAAAAAGAACTGTAACCTAAAACATGTAAGGAATTGGCTGAATCTATTTGTGGACTATCATAACAGTGAATTATATTCGGTTAAGTGA